One window from the genome of Lysobacter helvus encodes:
- a CDS encoding DUF1415 domain-containing protein, producing MTDATPPQDPIADTRRWLERAVIGLNLCPFAKAVYVKDQVRFVLSDATTESALLAELGEELALLRDTDPSQIDTTLIVHPDVLRDFLDYNDFLEVADGLVEEMDLDGVLQVASFHPDYRFADSGEDDVENFTNRSPYPTLHLLREDSVSKAVAAFPDPDVIVARNVETLRELGVAGWKQLLAD from the coding sequence ATGACCGACGCCACGCCCCCGCAAGACCCGATCGCCGACACCCGCCGCTGGCTCGAACGCGCCGTCATCGGTTTGAACCTCTGCCCGTTCGCGAAAGCGGTGTACGTGAAGGACCAGGTGCGCTTCGTGCTGAGCGATGCGACGACCGAATCCGCGCTGCTCGCCGAACTGGGCGAAGAACTCGCGCTGCTGCGCGACACCGACCCGTCGCAGATCGACACGACGCTGATCGTGCATCCCGACGTGCTGCGCGATTTCCTGGACTACAACGACTTCCTCGAAGTCGCCGACGGCCTGGTCGAAGAGATGGACCTGGACGGCGTGCTGCAGGTGGCGAGCTTCCATCCCGACTATCGCTTCGCCGACAGCGGCGAGGACGACGTGGAGAATTTCACCAACCGTTCGCCGTATCCCACGCTGCACCTGCTGCGCGAGGACAGCGTGTCGAAGGCGGTGGCCGCGTTCCCGGATCCGGACGTGATCGTGGCGCGGAACGTGGAGACGTTGCGCGAACTCGGCGTGGCAGGCTGGAAGCAGTTGCTCGCCGACTAG
- a CDS encoding PQQ-dependent sugar dehydrogenase, protein MRLAFSGLSVAIAALLAAACAPSAKLTTAQTSGPTPVIPAPDKALVPTVKIAPATGWPAGTMPTAAQGLQVQAFATGLTHPRWLYVLPNGDVLVAETNRPATEDPSGNPIRDALMNQAFEKAGAAVPSPERISLLRDTDGDGVAETKTTFLQHLTSPFGMALVGGTFYVANADSIVHVPYKAGETTITATPVKLADLPGAPRNHHWTKSLLANADGTKLYVGVGSNSNAAEHGMDIEFERAAIHEIDLGTGKGRVFASGLRNPVGLDWNPQTKALWVVVNERDELGSDLVPDYLTSVQDGAFYGWPWSYYGAHVDTRVEPARPDMVAKAIAPDYALGPHVASLGLAFYTGTALPAHYRDGAFVGLHGSWNRDPQSGYKVIFVPFANGKPAGAEEDVLTGFLDAQGNARGRPVGVVVAKDGAVLVADDVGNTIWRITPAH, encoded by the coding sequence ATGCGGTTGGCGTTTTCGGGGCTTTCGGTCGCCATCGCGGCGCTGCTGGCCGCGGCCTGCGCGCCCAGCGCGAAGCTCACCACGGCGCAGACCAGCGGCCCGACGCCGGTGATCCCGGCCCCCGACAAGGCCCTGGTGCCCACCGTGAAGATCGCGCCCGCGACGGGCTGGCCGGCCGGGACGATGCCGACGGCCGCCCAGGGCCTGCAGGTGCAGGCCTTCGCGACGGGCCTGACCCATCCGCGCTGGCTGTACGTGCTGCCCAACGGCGACGTGCTGGTGGCGGAAACCAATCGCCCCGCGACGGAGGATCCCTCCGGCAATCCGATCCGCGATGCCCTGATGAACCAGGCGTTCGAAAAAGCCGGCGCCGCGGTGCCGAGCCCCGAGCGCATTTCGCTGTTGCGCGACACCGATGGCGACGGCGTGGCGGAAACGAAGACGACGTTCCTGCAGCACCTCACCTCGCCGTTCGGCATGGCGCTCGTCGGCGGCACGTTCTATGTCGCGAACGCCGATTCGATCGTGCACGTGCCGTACAAGGCGGGCGAAACGACGATCACCGCCACGCCGGTGAAACTCGCCGACCTGCCGGGCGCGCCACGCAACCACCACTGGACCAAGAGCCTGCTCGCCAACGCGGACGGCACGAAGCTCTATGTCGGCGTGGGCTCCAACAGCAACGCCGCCGAACACGGCATGGACATCGAGTTCGAACGCGCCGCGATCCACGAGATCGACCTTGGCACCGGCAAGGGCCGCGTGTTCGCCAGCGGGCTGCGCAATCCGGTCGGCCTGGACTGGAATCCGCAAACGAAGGCGTTGTGGGTCGTCGTCAACGAACGCGACGAACTGGGCAGCGACCTCGTACCCGATTACCTGACGTCGGTGCAGGACGGCGCGTTCTACGGCTGGCCGTGGAGTTATTACGGTGCGCACGTCGACACGCGGGTGGAACCGGCGCGTCCCGACATGGTGGCCAAAGCGATCGCACCGGATTACGCACTGGGCCCGCACGTTGCATCGCTGGGCCTGGCGTTCTACACCGGCACCGCGTTGCCTGCGCATTACCGCGACGGCGCCTTCGTCGGCTTGCACGGCTCCTGGAACCGCGATCCGCAGAGCGGCTACAAAGTGATCTTCGTGCCGTTCGCCAACGGCAAGCCCGCGGGCGCGGAGGAGGACGTGCTCACGGGCTTCCTCGATGCACAAGGCAACGCGCGCGGTCGCCCGGTGGGCGTGGTCGTGGCGAAGGATGGGGCGGTGCTGGTAGCCGACGACGTCGGCAACACGATCTGGCGGATCACGCCCGCGCATTGA
- a CDS encoding carboxypeptidase-like regulatory domain-containing protein, whose product MSNSIKRIAFAFAATALVAFGANAQQASGNIAGTAVTGDTVLVTGTGTGFHRELKIEKDGKYQLRSVPLGEYVVSVTHADGTAETPKGVAVRAGSTARVK is encoded by the coding sequence ATGTCGAACAGCATCAAGCGCATCGCCTTCGCCTTCGCCGCCACCGCCCTGGTGGCCTTCGGCGCCAACGCGCAGCAGGCGTCGGGCAACATCGCCGGCACCGCCGTCACCGGCGACACCGTCCTGGTCACGGGCACCGGCACCGGTTTCCACCGCGAGCTGAAGATCGAGAAGGACGGCAAGTACCAGCTGCGTTCCGTGCCGCTGGGCGAGTACGTGGTCAGCGTCACGCACGCCGACGGCACCGCCGAGACGCCGAAGGGCGTCGCCGTGCGCGCCGGTTCGACCGCTCGCGTCAAGTAA
- a CDS encoding pseudouridine synthase — MKLVKHLANLGYGSRKEVAWMFREGRITDAQGEVLYADDQPAHDDVRVDGEPLDLPPGILLMLHKPTGYTCSTKDKGRIVYDLLPPRFRLRAPLLSTVGRLDRDTSGLLLMTDDGGLLHRIVSPKAHLPKRYEATLAQDLRGDEAELFASGTLMLEAENTPLAPATLEVRDARHASLVLTEGRYHQVRRMFAAVGNHVEALHRSAVGGLTLGDLPEGEWIALDDADRVRLFTP, encoded by the coding sequence ATGAAACTGGTCAAGCACCTGGCGAACCTGGGCTACGGCAGCCGCAAGGAAGTGGCGTGGATGTTCCGCGAGGGACGCATCACCGATGCGCAAGGCGAAGTGTTGTACGCGGACGACCAACCGGCGCACGACGACGTGCGCGTGGACGGCGAACCGCTCGATCTGCCACCCGGCATCCTGCTGATGCTGCACAAGCCGACCGGCTACACGTGCTCGACGAAGGACAAGGGCCGCATCGTCTACGACCTGTTGCCGCCGCGTTTCCGGTTGCGCGCGCCGTTGCTGTCGACGGTGGGGCGCCTGGATCGCGATACCAGCGGCTTGCTGCTGATGACGGACGACGGCGGCCTGCTGCATCGCATCGTGTCGCCGAAGGCGCATTTGCCCAAGCGCTACGAAGCCACGCTCGCGCAGGACCTGCGCGGCGATGAAGCCGAATTGTTCGCCAGCGGTACGTTGATGCTGGAGGCGGAGAACACACCGTTGGCGCCCGCGACGCTCGAAGTGCGCGATGCCAGGCATGCGAGCCTGGTGCTGACCGAAGGCCGCTACCACCAGGTACGGCGCATGTTCGCGGCCGTGGGCAACCACGTCGAAGCGCTGCACCGCAGCGCGGTGGGCGGACTGACGCTCGGCGACTTGCCGGAAGGCGAATGGATCGCGCTGGACGACGCGGATCGCGTGCGCCTGTTCACTCCCTAG
- a CDS encoding DUF6249 domain-containing protein, which produces MNFEILIPITLFLAIAYVIKVIVDARVRKALIGANGSEDLVRSIMAGEDMRQKHSSLRWGVTLVAVGIGFGLIEVGGWEEITPGVIAVLALATGVGNLAYYFLTRRLAN; this is translated from the coding sequence ATGAACTTCGAAATCCTGATTCCCATCACCCTGTTCCTCGCCATCGCCTACGTCATCAAGGTGATCGTGGACGCCCGCGTCCGCAAAGCGCTCATCGGTGCCAATGGCTCGGAAGACCTCGTCCGCTCGATCATGGCCGGCGAAGACATGCGCCAGAAGCACAGCTCGCTGCGCTGGGGCGTCACGCTGGTCGCGGTCGGCATCGGGTTCGGCCTGATCGAAGTCGGCGGCTGGGAAGAAATCACCCCCGGCGTGATCGCGGTCCTGGCGCTCGCCACGGGCGTGGGCAACCTCGCCTACTACTTCCTGACGCGCCGCCTCGCGAACTGA
- a CDS encoding class I SAM-dependent methyltransferase, translated as MTLPATRDHDPALEVLFHAIDTGALPWPRTGGALFLRARDGWPLHAAGRTGLVCEQTFKPAFDALQRSQLMVQADPVTDRFPLVLVLPPRQRDEARALFARAVSQCTDDGVVLACMQNDEGAKTGQSDLAKLAGPVSVLSKQHCRVFWTTALAIDETLRAEWRDLDAPRAIVDGRYTSRPGLFAWDRIDPASALLVKHLPADLAGRGADLGAGWGYLATEVFARAPKVTALDLYEAEARALDLARTNLAGEPRATFHWSDVGEGLPRRNYDFIVSNPPFHAHGRADRPDIGRRFITAAADALRPGGRLFLVANRHLPYESVLDARFGTTRTLAQAGGFKVVEAVRGK; from the coding sequence ATGACCTTGCCCGCCACGCGCGACCACGACCCCGCGCTCGAAGTCCTCTTCCACGCCATCGACACCGGCGCGCTGCCCTGGCCGCGCACCGGCGGCGCCTTGTTCCTGCGCGCGCGCGACGGTTGGCCGCTGCATGCCGCCGGCCGCACGGGCCTGGTGTGCGAACAGACGTTCAAGCCCGCATTCGATGCATTGCAGCGATCGCAACTGATGGTGCAGGCCGATCCGGTGACCGATCGCTTCCCGCTGGTGCTGGTGCTGCCGCCGCGACAGCGCGATGAAGCGCGTGCGTTGTTCGCGCGCGCGGTGTCGCAATGCACGGACGATGGCGTGGTGCTGGCCTGCATGCAGAACGACGAAGGCGCGAAGACGGGACAGTCGGACCTGGCGAAACTGGCCGGCCCGGTGTCGGTGTTGTCGAAGCAGCATTGCCGCGTGTTCTGGACGACGGCGCTGGCGATCGACGAAACGTTGCGCGCGGAATGGCGCGACCTCGACGCACCGCGTGCGATCGTCGATGGGCGTTACACCAGCCGGCCCGGGCTGTTCGCGTGGGACCGCATCGATCCGGCGTCCGCCTTGCTCGTGAAGCATTTGCCCGCCGACCTCGCGGGGCGGGGTGCGGATCTCGGTGCAGGCTGGGGCTATCTCGCGACGGAAGTCTTCGCCCGTGCACCGAAGGTCACCGCGCTCGACCTGTACGAAGCCGAGGCGCGCGCGCTGGACCTGGCGCGCACCAATCTCGCCGGCGAACCGCGCGCCACGTTCCATTGGTCCGACGTGGGCGAAGGCCTGCCGCGTCGCAATTACGACTTCATCGTAAGCAATCCGCCGTTCCATGCGCACGGGCGCGCGGACCGGCCCGACATCGGGCGACGCTTCATCACCGCGGCCGCCGATGCGTTGCGTCCCGGCGGGCGGTTGTTCCTCGTCGCCAATCGGCACTTGCCGTACGAATCGGTGCTCGACGCGCGCTTCGGCACGACGCGCACGCTGGCGCAAGCCGGCGGTTTCAAGGTGGTCGAAGCGGTGCGCGGCAAATGA
- a CDS encoding DNA-formamidopyrimidine glycosylase family protein — MPEGPSIVILREQAADFAGRKVLRVEGNTRVIDIARMQGKTLLAVCSWGKHFLLVFPGFALRVHFLLFGSYRIDERKENANPRLSLGFAKGRELNFYACSCKYIEGDLDDVYDWSGDVMADAWNPRAARRKLALRPDTLAADALLDQDVFAGVGNIIKNEVLHRIRVHPESEIGALPSRKLGELIREARDYSFDFYEWKKAFVLRKHYQVHTKKTCPRDGTPLSYRKHLGRARRRAFWCDTCQRLYR; from the coding sequence ATGCCCGAAGGTCCCTCCATCGTCATCCTGCGCGAGCAGGCCGCGGACTTCGCCGGCCGAAAGGTGCTGCGCGTGGAAGGCAACACCCGCGTCATCGACATCGCGCGCATGCAAGGCAAGACGCTGCTGGCCGTGTGCAGCTGGGGCAAGCATTTCCTGCTCGTGTTCCCGGGCTTCGCGCTGCGCGTGCACTTCCTGCTGTTCGGCAGCTACCGCATCGACGAGCGCAAGGAGAACGCCAACCCGCGCCTGAGCCTCGGGTTCGCCAAGGGGCGGGAGCTGAACTTCTACGCGTGTTCGTGCAAGTACATCGAGGGCGACCTCGACGACGTATACGACTGGAGCGGCGACGTGATGGCCGACGCCTGGAACCCGCGCGCCGCACGCCGCAAGCTCGCGCTGCGCCCGGACACGCTGGCCGCCGACGCGCTGCTCGACCAGGACGTCTTCGCCGGCGTGGGCAACATCATCAAGAACGAAGTGCTGCATCGCATCCGCGTGCACCCCGAGAGCGAGATCGGCGCCCTGCCCTCGCGCAAGCTCGGCGAACTCATCCGGGAAGCGCGCGACTACAGCTTCGACTTCTACGAATGGAAGAAGGCCTTCGTGCTGCGCAAGCACTACCAGGTGCACACGAAGAAGACCTGCCCGCGCGACGGCACGCCGCTGAGCTACCGCAAGCACCTCGGCCGCGCCCGCCGGCGCGCGTTCTGGTGCGACACGTGCCAGCGCCTGTATCGCTAG
- a CDS encoding RNA polymerase sigma factor yields MDGGPRLNSVAPAPDAAPDRLASLAADRALVDAVQAGERGAFERLVKQYQGLCFHIIQRMVRQPDDTRELCQDAFLRVHKYLHQYRGESSLQGWIGQVAYSVAKRHLERKRIPLQDAADPEAHQALLENVGDGFDLEGATADEESARCLHAEIEKLPPMQRTLLTLYHLDEVPIAEIAAMTGLAEGTIKSHLFRSRQRLRQALEARMGATA; encoded by the coding sequence ATGGATGGAGGTCCCCGCCTGAATTCCGTCGCGCCCGCCCCGGACGCCGCCCCCGACCGCCTGGCTTCCCTGGCGGCCGACCGGGCGCTCGTGGACGCGGTGCAGGCCGGCGAGCGCGGGGCCTTCGAGCGCCTGGTCAAGCAATACCAGGGCCTGTGCTTCCACATCATCCAGCGCATGGTCCGGCAGCCGGACGACACGCGGGAGCTGTGCCAGGACGCGTTCCTGCGCGTGCACAAGTATTTGCACCAGTACCGCGGCGAGAGCTCGCTGCAGGGCTGGATCGGGCAGGTCGCCTATTCGGTCGCCAAGCGGCACCTGGAGCGCAAGCGCATCCCGCTGCAGGATGCGGCCGACCCGGAAGCGCACCAGGCGCTGCTCGAAAACGTGGGCGATGGCTTCGACCTGGAAGGCGCGACCGCCGACGAGGAATCCGCACGCTGCCTCCACGCGGAAATCGAGAAGCTGCCGCCCATGCAGCGCACGCTGCTCACCCTGTATCACCTGGATGAAGTCCCGATCGCCGAGATCGCCGCGATGACCGGTCTCGCCGAAGGCACCATCAAGAGTCATCTGTTCCGCAGCCGACAGCGCCTGCGCCAGGCCCTGGAAGCGCGGATGGGAGCCACCGCATGA
- a CDS encoding EAL domain-containing protein, which yields MGNVIRELFSGEVLYRQGDPSDCAWLIERGAVELHSEQGRRTIVHATLGPGELIGELGMLDGQPRSATATARGPTQLLAIDHDQFLERLESGDSIVRTLVLSLLRRTRSILASLPADHVVPPEDMVSESRDERAGLDKIRLEARLRDAIDNHTLDVRYQPIYDIAEGRVSGYEALVRWQLPDRGAVSPAEFIKLAEETSLIVPVGEYVLDRVLEVLTALRDAGTTPLPSIAVNLSARQLVEPGMASQIVARTQRAHLPPGALKLEITESRMLDYTPVAAVMAHCREHGIPFALDDFGTGYSNLTHLHKLDFEFIKVDQAFARHMFDSPRAMAIVNAIVAMAHGIGAYVVVEGVETHDQLQRLRALGVRYAQGYLIGQAQPASSVLSGEAGRGLQARASATG from the coding sequence ATGGGCAACGTGATCCGCGAACTGTTTTCCGGCGAAGTGCTGTATCGCCAGGGCGATCCGTCCGATTGCGCGTGGCTGATCGAACGCGGCGCGGTCGAACTCCACAGCGAACAAGGCCGCCGCACGATCGTGCACGCCACGCTGGGCCCGGGCGAACTGATCGGCGAGCTCGGCATGCTCGATGGGCAGCCGCGCAGCGCCACCGCCACCGCGCGCGGACCGACGCAATTGCTGGCGATCGACCACGACCAGTTCCTCGAACGCCTGGAAAGCGGCGATTCGATCGTCCGCACGCTCGTGCTCAGCCTGCTGCGCCGCACGCGCAGCATCCTCGCCAGCCTGCCGGCCGACCACGTGGTGCCGCCCGAAGACATGGTCAGCGAGTCGCGCGACGAGCGCGCGGGCCTGGACAAGATCCGCCTCGAAGCGCGCCTGCGCGATGCGATCGACAACCACACGCTCGACGTGCGCTACCAGCCGATCTACGACATCGCCGAAGGCCGCGTCAGCGGGTACGAGGCGCTCGTGCGCTGGCAGTTGCCGGATCGCGGCGCGGTGTCGCCGGCGGAATTCATCAAGCTCGCCGAAGAGACCTCGCTGATCGTGCCGGTGGGCGAATACGTGCTCGATCGCGTGCTGGAAGTGCTGACGGCGCTGCGCGACGCCGGCACCACGCCGCTGCCGAGCATCGCGGTCAACCTGTCGGCGCGGCAATTGGTGGAACCGGGAATGGCGAGCCAGATCGTCGCGCGCACGCAACGCGCGCACTTGCCGCCCGGTGCGCTGAAGCTGGAGATCACCGAGAGCCGCATGCTCGACTACACGCCGGTCGCGGCCGTCATGGCGCATTGCCGCGAACACGGCATCCCGTTCGCGCTCGACGATTTCGGCACCGGCTATTCCAACCTCACGCACCTGCACAAGCTCGACTTCGAATTCATCAAGGTCGACCAGGCGTTCGCGCGCCACATGTTCGATTCACCGCGCGCGATGGCGATCGTCAACGCGATCGTCGCGATGGCGCACGGCATCGGCGCGTACGTGGTGGTGGAAGGGGTGGAGACGCACGATCAACTGCAGCGCCTGCGTGCGCTGGGCGTGCGCTATGCGCAGGGATACCTGATCGGGCAGGCGCAGCCGGCGTCGTCGGTGTTGTCGGGCGAAGCAGGGCGCGGGCTCCAGGCCCGCGCATCGGCGACCGGTTGA